One region of Clavibacter michiganensis subsp. tessellarius genomic DNA includes:
- a CDS encoding ABC transporter substrate-binding protein, whose product MPSIVTTRTASADASSRSIRIVDRAARPDRPAAPSRRAVLAGTAGIAGLGLLALTGCATGANSTTIPEAAATGTAARGGRLRIARPAASAAETLDSASSLSAYEYLGALYNRLVKLDEKGETIPDLAEEWAASADGATWTFRLRRGVRFHDGSTFTAADAIASIQHILDPATASPQGGVLADMIGPDSMSAPDPYTLRFQLLTPNAEFPSLLTAYQCYIVPAAAIGTIGRTGIGTGPFRLSSFHPAGSGSVEAFDDHFAGRPVLDGIDFSSIQDTTARVNALLAGQIDLISQTNLDFATARVVSASSRATVARVVDAQWYTIPMLATSDEFRDPLVRQAMKLAYDPEQIVATALQGTGTPARDNPVPPSLAAFVDVERPYDPDQAKALLAKAGMAGLKTEIHTSSYESVFTPMAVTYRDQVKAAGIDLTVRSSSADSYYTEIWMQKPLMVSYWFTGRPIDQVLNQIFRTGSSYNESAWSNPTFDALLDDARATMDDAKRLMLYQDAQRLVVEDGADMTPMFGDRLVGISRDVVNYREYGFEFDHLTIGFRA is encoded by the coding sequence ATGCCATCGATCGTCACCACCCGCACCGCATCCGCGGACGCGAGCTCGCGCTCCATCCGCATCGTCGACCGCGCCGCGCGCCCCGACCGGCCGGCCGCGCCCAGCCGCCGTGCCGTCCTCGCGGGAACCGCCGGGATCGCCGGCCTCGGCCTGCTCGCCCTCACCGGATGCGCCACCGGCGCGAACAGCACGACCATCCCCGAGGCCGCCGCCACCGGCACCGCCGCCCGCGGGGGCCGCCTCCGCATCGCGCGGCCGGCCGCATCCGCCGCCGAGACCCTCGACTCCGCCAGCTCGCTCTCGGCGTACGAGTACCTCGGCGCCCTCTACAACCGGCTCGTGAAGCTCGACGAGAAGGGCGAGACGATCCCCGACCTCGCCGAGGAGTGGGCGGCGAGCGCCGACGGCGCCACCTGGACCTTCCGGCTCCGCCGCGGGGTGCGCTTCCATGACGGGTCGACCTTCACGGCCGCCGACGCGATCGCCTCCATCCAGCACATCCTCGACCCGGCGACGGCCTCCCCGCAGGGCGGCGTGCTCGCGGACATGATCGGGCCCGACAGCATGTCGGCTCCCGACCCGTACACGCTCCGGTTCCAGCTGCTCACCCCGAACGCGGAGTTCCCCTCGCTGCTCACGGCGTACCAGTGCTACATCGTGCCGGCCGCCGCCATCGGCACGATCGGGCGCACGGGCATCGGCACGGGGCCGTTCCGCCTCTCGTCGTTCCACCCGGCCGGATCCGGCAGCGTCGAGGCGTTCGACGACCACTTCGCCGGGCGGCCCGTGCTCGACGGCATCGACTTCTCCTCCATCCAGGACACGACGGCCCGCGTCAACGCGCTGCTCGCCGGGCAGATCGACCTCATCTCGCAGACGAACCTCGACTTCGCGACCGCCCGCGTCGTCTCGGCCTCGAGCCGGGCGACGGTCGCGCGGGTGGTGGACGCGCAGTGGTACACGATCCCGATGCTCGCCACGAGCGACGAGTTCCGGGACCCGCTCGTGCGGCAGGCGATGAAGCTCGCGTACGACCCCGAGCAGATCGTCGCCACGGCCCTGCAGGGCACCGGCACGCCGGCGCGCGACAACCCGGTGCCGCCGTCGCTCGCCGCGTTCGTGGACGTCGAGCGCCCCTACGACCCCGACCAGGCCAAGGCGCTGCTCGCGAAGGCCGGCATGGCGGGGCTCAAGACGGAGATCCACACCTCCAGCTACGAGTCGGTCTTCACGCCCATGGCCGTCACCTACCGCGACCAGGTGAAGGCCGCGGGCATCGACCTCACGGTGCGGAGCTCCTCCGCCGACTCCTACTACACGGAGATCTGGATGCAGAAGCCGCTCATGGTGAGCTACTGGTTCACCGGCCGGCCCATCGACCAGGTGCTGAACCAGATCTTCCGCACCGGGTCCTCCTACAACGAGAGCGCCTGGTCGAACCCCACGTTCGACGCGCTCCTCGACGACGCCCGCGCCACCATGGACGACGCGAAGCGGCTGATGCTCTACCAGGACGCGCAGCGGCTCGTCGTGGAGGACGGCGCCGACATGACGCCCATGTTCGGCGACCGGCTCGTCGGCATCTCGCGCGACGTCGTCAACTACCGCGAATACGGCTTCGAGTTCGACCACCTGACGATCGGGTTCCGCGCGTGA
- a CDS encoding ABC transporter permease has translation MTASLAVVRRIGTALLTIVLASLFVFLAVQLLPGDVAQQLLGQNATPEAVATLRESLGLDRNVWLRYGDWLLGAARGDFGTSLVSGDPVAPTLLLAFRNSMLIAIPAMLVGVTVSLALGVVAGVRRGRRIDSVISVVSLVVMSVPEFMVATVLVLAFAIAIPVFPAVVLRGSDATVAELLPSVGLPVIVLTLAMAAYIVRTMRSSTIDVMASEFITTAELKGLTTRQVVWRHAVPSALLPTLNVVALNVAWLLGGVVVVENVFNYPGMGKLMLESVSTRDLPTIQAIALLSAGVYVVCNLAADLAALALDPRLRTRQRPRRLPRGARRKARA, from the coding sequence GTGACCGCGTCGCTGGCCGTCGTCCGCCGCATCGGCACGGCGCTCCTCACGATCGTGCTCGCCTCGCTGTTCGTGTTCCTCGCGGTGCAGCTGCTGCCGGGCGACGTGGCGCAGCAGCTCCTCGGGCAGAACGCGACGCCCGAGGCCGTCGCGACCCTCCGCGAGTCGCTCGGGCTCGACCGGAACGTCTGGCTCCGCTACGGCGACTGGCTCCTCGGCGCCGCGCGCGGCGACTTCGGCACCTCGCTCGTGAGCGGGGACCCGGTCGCGCCGACGCTGCTCCTCGCCTTCCGCAACAGCATGCTCATCGCGATACCGGCGATGCTCGTCGGCGTCACCGTCTCGCTCGCGCTCGGCGTGGTCGCGGGCGTCCGCCGTGGGCGCCGCATCGACTCGGTGATCAGCGTCGTGAGCCTCGTGGTGATGAGCGTGCCCGAGTTCATGGTCGCCACCGTGCTGGTGCTCGCGTTCGCCATCGCGATCCCCGTCTTCCCCGCCGTGGTGCTCCGCGGCAGCGACGCCACGGTCGCCGAGCTCCTGCCCTCGGTGGGGCTGCCGGTGATCGTGCTGACCCTCGCGATGGCCGCCTACATCGTGCGCACGATGCGGTCGTCGACCATCGACGTGATGGCGTCGGAGTTCATCACGACGGCCGAGCTCAAGGGCCTCACCACGCGGCAGGTGGTGTGGCGGCACGCCGTGCCGAGCGCCCTCCTGCCGACGCTGAACGTGGTCGCGCTCAACGTGGCGTGGCTGCTCGGCGGCGTCGTCGTGGTCGAGAACGTCTTCAACTACCCCGGCATGGGCAAGCTGATGCTCGAGTCCGTCTCCACGCGCGACCTGCCGACCATCCAGGCGATCGCCCTCCTGAGCGCCGGCGTGTACGTGGTCTGCAACCTCGCGGCCGACCTCGCCGCCCTCGCCCTCGATCCCCGGCTCCGCACGAGGCAGCGTCCCCGGCGCCTGCCGCGCGGCGCCCGACGGAAGGCCCGCGCATGA
- a CDS encoding dipeptide ABC transporter ATP-binding protein, which translates to MRPGTVEDTLTGAVRLGTVVRVADLAISYSTGTADVPVVRGVSFEIRAGRALGLVGESGSGKSTVARTLLAHLRRGSRVVGGSVEVGGDDVFALSPAATRELRGGTAAVVAQNAGQSLTPSMRVGRQLREALESHGLPSDDERVQELIRLVRLPDPATIVRRYPHQLSGGQQQRIAIAMAVAARPRVLVLDEPTTALDVVTQAAVLTLIRELALELGMAVLLVSHDLGVVSTMVDEIAVMRDGVIVEHRRTAELFASPAHPYTRELLAAIPGGPRAGSADAATPAPAPVPPVVVADGLVVRYGRGLPPAVSDVSFTIAPRETLAVVGESGSGKTTLATALAGLVPTESGTFRFQGDGVEGDLTSAVAHRPLDLRRAVQLVFQNADTSLNPRRTVGAAIARPLELFTGSASPERVGEILTEVGLSPDFAGRLPGQLSGGQRQRVGIARALAAGPQLVIADEITTALDVRVQAEILQLLADLRRDKGLSCLFISHDLAVVRGVADRVAVMTGGRIVEAGPTERVFAGPNHPYTRQLLDATLEPGATELPVVQDARATWRDAAGGGWRELGDGHRIRDWEDAR; encoded by the coding sequence ATGAGGCCCGGGACCGTCGAGGACACCCTGACCGGGGCCGTGCGCCTCGGCACCGTCGTGCGCGTCGCCGACCTGGCGATCTCGTACTCGACCGGGACCGCGGACGTGCCCGTCGTGCGCGGCGTGAGCTTCGAGATCCGCGCCGGGCGCGCGCTCGGGCTCGTCGGCGAGTCCGGCAGCGGCAAGTCGACCGTGGCCCGCACGCTCCTCGCGCACCTGCGCCGCGGATCCCGCGTCGTCGGCGGCAGCGTGGAGGTCGGCGGGGACGACGTGTTCGCCCTGTCCCCCGCCGCGACGCGCGAGCTCCGCGGCGGCACCGCGGCCGTCGTGGCGCAGAACGCCGGCCAGTCGCTCACTCCGTCCATGCGCGTGGGCCGCCAGCTCCGCGAGGCGCTCGAGAGCCACGGCCTGCCGAGCGACGACGAGAGGGTGCAGGAGCTGATCCGGCTCGTGCGCCTGCCCGACCCCGCGACCATCGTGCGCCGCTACCCGCACCAGCTGTCCGGCGGGCAGCAGCAGCGCATCGCGATCGCCATGGCCGTCGCGGCGCGCCCCCGCGTGCTGGTGCTCGACGAGCCGACCACCGCGCTCGACGTGGTGACGCAGGCGGCCGTCCTCACCCTGATCCGCGAGCTCGCGCTCGAGCTCGGCATGGCGGTGCTGCTCGTCAGCCATGACCTCGGCGTCGTCTCGACGATGGTCGACGAGATCGCCGTGATGCGCGACGGCGTCATCGTGGAGCACCGGCGGACCGCGGAGCTCTTCGCCTCGCCCGCGCATCCGTACACGCGGGAGCTCCTGGCCGCGATCCCGGGCGGCCCGCGCGCCGGATCCGCGGACGCCGCGACGCCCGCGCCCGCCCCCGTGCCGCCGGTCGTCGTCGCCGACGGCCTCGTCGTCCGCTACGGCCGCGGCCTGCCGCCCGCCGTCTCGGACGTGTCGTTCACGATCGCGCCGCGCGAGACGCTCGCCGTCGTGGGCGAGTCCGGCAGCGGCAAGACCACGCTCGCGACCGCGCTCGCCGGCCTCGTGCCCACGGAGTCCGGCACCTTCCGGTTCCAGGGCGACGGCGTCGAGGGCGACCTGACCTCCGCGGTCGCGCACCGGCCGCTCGACCTGCGCCGCGCGGTGCAGCTCGTGTTCCAGAACGCGGACACCTCGCTCAACCCCAGGCGCACCGTCGGCGCGGCCATCGCGCGGCCGCTGGAGCTGTTCACCGGCAGCGCGTCGCCGGAGCGCGTGGGCGAGATCCTCACCGAGGTGGGCCTGTCGCCGGACTTCGCCGGCCGGCTCCCCGGGCAGCTCTCCGGCGGCCAGCGGCAGCGCGTCGGGATCGCCCGGGCGCTGGCCGCGGGGCCGCAGCTGGTGATCGCCGACGAGATCACGACCGCGCTCGACGTGCGCGTGCAGGCGGAGATCCTCCAGCTGCTCGCCGACCTGCGGCGCGACAAGGGCCTCAGCTGCCTCTTCATCAGCCACGACCTCGCCGTCGTGCGCGGGGTCGCCGACCGCGTGGCCGTGATGACGGGCGGGCGCATCGTGGAGGCCGGCCCGACCGAGCGCGTGTTCGCCGGGCCGAACCACCCGTACACGCGGCAGCTGCTGGACGCGACGCTGGAGCCCGGCGCCACCGAGCTGCCGGTCGTCCAGGACGCGCGCGCCACCTGGCGCGACGCCGCGGGTGGAGGGTGGAGGGAGCTCGGCGACGGGCACCGGATCCGGGACTGGGAGGACGCACGATGA
- a CDS encoding S1 family peptidase, translated as MLANLLVAGLTITLGLSGGAPTPTTVTPDPGESHIVAGRVAPHTPWVVQIVETGGTVPSGSEEDCTGVQVDASWVLTARQCTGDTDDIDVYQSNSVTHSGPATPVDRVVVAPKGDIALMHLAAPAPLSAYAPLDLRSGAAASGTGTIEGYGFRAHGKQATRLYAATVRLTGAEVDGFHGAAQEVTGISGVPNDGDSGGPLLVDGRVRALCSQGFGDERDDPHGVSVFALLSQDAAWIRSTTGVRGAGR; from the coding sequence ATGCTCGCGAACCTGCTCGTGGCCGGACTGACCATCACCCTGGGGCTCTCGGGCGGCGCGCCGACGCCGACGACCGTGACCCCGGATCCGGGGGAGTCCCACATCGTCGCGGGCCGCGTGGCGCCGCACACCCCATGGGTCGTCCAGATCGTCGAGACCGGCGGGACCGTCCCCTCGGGCTCCGAGGAGGACTGCACGGGCGTGCAGGTCGACGCCTCCTGGGTCCTCACCGCGCGGCAGTGCACGGGGGACACCGACGACATCGACGTCTACCAGTCGAACTCGGTGACGCACTCGGGCCCCGCGACGCCCGTGGACCGCGTGGTCGTGGCCCCGAAGGGCGACATCGCGCTGATGCACCTCGCCGCGCCCGCGCCACTGTCGGCGTACGCCCCCCTCGACCTGCGATCCGGGGCGGCCGCCTCCGGCACCGGGACCATCGAGGGCTACGGCTTCCGCGCGCACGGGAAGCAGGCGACGAGGCTCTACGCGGCCACCGTCCGCCTCACCGGCGCCGAGGTCGACGGCTTCCACGGCGCGGCGCAGGAGGTCACGGGCATCAGCGGAGTGCCGAACGACGGCGACTCCGGCGGTCCGCTCCTGGTCGACGGCCGCGTCCGCGCCCTCTGCTCCCAGGGCTTCGGCGACGAGCGGGACGATCCGCACGGCGTCTCCGTCTTCGCCCTCCTCTCGCAGGACGCGGCGTGGATCCGGAGCACGACGGGGGTGCGCGGCGCCGGTCGGTAG
- a CDS encoding ABC transporter permease has translation MTAPASARPAGSSRPTGPTRRIRAWLAPLRGSTALAIGLGLIALHVVLAVLAPWIAGHDPVVTDSGDVLSGTTWAHWLGTDQYGRDILSRTLNGGRYALVVTFLATTIAVAIGTVVGCVTAYADDWSDEVVMRVVDALLSIPSILALLVVVTVFGSGLWVIVLAVTVVYAPAVTRVVRGAARTVITQDYVTAARARGERPLSIVFREILPNVLDVVLVEYAMRASWIVLLISSLSFLGFGANPPTPDWGLMVQENRTALTVVPMGTLAPIVALATLVIGLNLSADGLSKSLGVDRAQKGMA, from the coding sequence ATGACCGCCCCCGCATCCGCCCGGCCCGCCGGGTCGAGCCGTCCGACCGGCCCGACCCGCCGCATCCGCGCGTGGCTGGCGCCGCTCCGGGGATCCACGGCGCTCGCCATCGGGCTCGGGCTCATCGCGCTGCACGTGGTGCTCGCGGTGCTCGCGCCGTGGATCGCGGGGCACGATCCCGTGGTCACCGACTCCGGCGACGTGCTCTCCGGCACGACCTGGGCGCACTGGCTCGGCACCGACCAGTACGGGCGCGACATCCTCTCCCGCACGCTCAACGGCGGCCGGTACGCGCTCGTCGTGACCTTCCTCGCGACGACCATCGCGGTCGCGATCGGCACGGTCGTCGGCTGCGTCACGGCGTACGCGGACGACTGGTCCGACGAGGTCGTCATGCGCGTCGTCGACGCGCTGCTCAGCATCCCGTCGATCCTCGCGCTGCTCGTGGTGGTGACGGTGTTCGGATCCGGCCTCTGGGTCATCGTGCTCGCCGTGACCGTCGTGTACGCGCCCGCCGTGACCCGCGTGGTGCGGGGCGCCGCGCGGACCGTGATCACGCAGGACTACGTCACGGCCGCCCGCGCCCGCGGCGAGCGCCCGCTGAGCATCGTGTTCCGCGAGATCCTGCCGAACGTGCTCGACGTGGTGCTCGTGGAGTACGCGATGCGCGCGTCGTGGATCGTGCTGCTCATCTCGTCGCTCTCGTTCCTCGGCTTCGGCGCGAACCCGCCGACGCCCGACTGGGGGCTCATGGTGCAGGAGAACCGCACCGCCCTGACCGTCGTGCCCATGGGCACGCTCGCGCCGATCGTCGCGCTCGCGACCCTCGTGATCGGCCTCAACCTCAGCGCCGACGGGCTCAGCAAGTCGCTCGGCGTCGATCGCGCGCAGAAGGGGATGGCATGA
- a CDS encoding VOC family protein has protein sequence MSITTTTHLNFRGTARQALELYRSVLGGDVVVATYADLGMPAEAPGADKVVFGQLETADGLRLMAYDVPGHDDADGSAIAGTTTREQGATITDRTFFQSLRGASLAEVERCWAGLAEGATVIEPLAASAWAAGFGMLTDRFGVTWVIDVQAPSVG, from the coding sequence GTGAGCATCACGACCACCACCCACCTCAACTTCCGCGGCACCGCGCGCCAGGCGCTCGAGCTCTACCGGAGCGTCCTCGGCGGGGACGTCGTCGTCGCCACCTACGCCGACCTCGGCATGCCGGCCGAGGCGCCCGGCGCGGACAAGGTGGTCTTCGGCCAGCTCGAGACCGCCGACGGCCTCCGGCTCATGGCCTACGACGTGCCCGGCCATGACGACGCCGACGGCAGCGCGATCGCCGGCACGACGACGCGCGAGCAGGGCGCGACGATCACCGACCGCACCTTCTTCCAGTCGCTGCGGGGCGCGTCCCTCGCCGAGGTCGAGCGCTGCTGGGCGGGGCTCGCGGAGGGCGCGACCGTGATCGAGCCGCTCGCCGCATCCGCCTGGGCGGCGGGCTTCGGGATGCTCACCGACCGGTTCGGCGTGACCTGGGTCATCGACGTGCAGGCGCCGTCCGTCGGCTGA